One Panicum virgatum strain AP13 chromosome 3N, P.virgatum_v5, whole genome shotgun sequence DNA segment encodes these proteins:
- the LOC120664016 gene encoding uncharacterized protein LOC120664016: protein MAASVARHQLQQQQQPTGATSMMARVERLDLVLGYLEEMMQQQHRRSSSSTGGGLMTMTSDDSSAASTPRGSKSWCRRPAKEALEEAQAKGTLVDRIAFLEDRVLKMEEDMDIITPEKTMTMSGYGHDAICRDHRSSSSKKKGLKSFVKSCVRGKLKTKD, encoded by the exons ATGGCGGCTTCGGTTGCGCGGCAtcagcttcagcagcagcagcagccgacgGGGGCGACGAGCATGATGGCGCGGGTGGAGCGACTGGACCTGGTGCTGGGCTACCTGGAGGAgatgatgcagcagcagcaccgccgcagcagcagcagtaccggcggCGGCCTCATGACGATGACGAGTGATGACTCGTCGGCCGCCAGCACGCCGAGGGGGAGCAAGAGCTGGTGCCGCCGCCCGGCCAaggaggcgctggaggaggcgcAGGCCAAGGGCACCCTCGTCGACCGCATCGCCTTCCTAGAGGACCGCGTGCTCAAG ATGGAGGAGGACATGGACATCATCACGCCAGAGAAGACGATGACGATGAGCGGCTATGGCCACGACGCTATCTGCAGGGATcatcgcagcagcagcagcaagaagaaGGGGCTCAAGAGCTTTGTCAAGTCCTGCGTCAGAGGCAAACTCAAGACCAAGGACTAG